Genomic window (Danio rerio strain Tuebingen ecotype United States chromosome 24, GRCz12tu, whole genome shotgun sequence):
GTTACAAACTGAAGGAAACAATACATAAAGTTTCAAATGTTTTTTCCTGactaaaatgactaattaaatcaaaataaatctaaaaaaaattctaaattctaaaaaaatgtatatataaattaatatatttaaaataatacattttattgtaaaaaatgttaacgtttgcaaaatgtaaaaggataaatatgcatgtatgaattctactttattattatttatggatAATAAATACTGTTGAGAAACTGTTGGCCATTAGttcatataaaataatacagttaACTAATGTCCACAAATGATAATACCTTATAGTAAAAATGTAACCAAAGAtgtaacagtttattttgattgAAATGTTTCAGTTTAAACAATAAAGTGTGAATGGACAAATACAGCTATGAAAAAAGGAAGGAGAGCACTGAAAAATGTTCAGTTTCCCTGGATTTATGAGATAGTGTtgtgtttgagaaaaaaacaacacattttagttttattctgtaaactacgtgaaatttttttacttaaaatgacttttttttgttgcttttttgcattaaataacaGAAGATCCCATGTTTTGAGacatttatagtctttttttagaCTACACAATACTGTTATACTGAAATTATTCAGAAGGGTTAAATAACCAATATTTTGGTTTTGTTAAAAACACTGGTTATTCAGACCAGTTCTCATTTAAAATCTATAAATGACAACATTTATGAATGTAATAATTATGTGAAATTAGGAGAGAAAGAAATATCACACCTTTAcagaatattataaatattaacaatttactCAAACCCATGCCTACTAAATCCAGAGAATTTTTAAGTTGTCTCTTAATTCTTTCCAAAGCTGCAAATGCAAAGTTTTTTATCCTAATCCTTTCCATTTTTAATTACAGAAGCTAATTAGTAAGAACTGATTTGTAAACACtgatcctcacctgagtaataATGATGTGACAGACATGTAACACTACAACACTGCCATCTGCTGACTCTGAGGAGGACCTCCAGCAAGAGCCTGGAACCAATGTTCAAGACATTAGGTAGCACAACATGATACTTCACTGCCCAGCACAAAGTACATCCTAACATTTCTCTAAAAAATACCCATCTCACTTTTAAACATATCCCAAAAATAtccccatcatcatcatttttctgTGAAAATACACAATGATCTATTAAAATCTAGATCTATTGGACCTACAAAATCCTGGAGGGGCTgccagtaaccattgacattcatagtaggaaatacAAATACTACAGAATTAAGTGCGAACAGGTTTGTGAcatgtgaagggtgagtaaaagatggcagaattttcatatttgggtgaactatccctttaattctttCTATGGAATGCCATGCAATGAGATATTTGTGCAAATTTGGGTTATTGGTTTTCCataagattagtcagtaccaaagccaaaacagGAATTAATCTTTCAAAATAATTTAAGATCATTGTGCAAAAATAAGTACACACCATAtgattgtgattttaaaaaattaagtcagACAAAGAGTTGTAGGAAATTCtatatcatatttatattattttccttATCCTAAATATGATCGGTCACCactttttatgttaataaatagaactgtttaataaaactgtatttCCATATTCTCAAAGAAATGTTTAACAGATGATGTTCTCATTTATGCTAGTCACTGTATAAATGCTCAGTTTCTACACCAAATCTTCTGTTTTGTGCCCTGCTGGCTGTGTATCTTCAGTCATGGTCAAGAACTCAGTCCAGTTGCTCCAGAAGCCTCTGGAATAATGGCCGGTGTGGACGATGAGACCCCAGAGGCGCCTTTGAGCGCTCTTCTCTCTGAGGGCCAGACGTGCCTCTCGCTCTGTCACGTTCAGGCTGATGTTGAGGATCTGCAGGAGCAGCAGGTGAAGCAAACCTCCAGTCACGATACTGCTGTACCAGGCACAGGTGAAGCACAGCGCAGAACTGAACACGCAAACAAACAGCTCATTATTGAAcactttattattaatagaatGCTGAATACTAAACATGAGCAGTCTAATGCTATGAAGAGTCatattaacacattataataaaataatctgaactgtgttttgaactgaacctaaactggcacactcagaagaaccataacaataatactaaaacataaaaaggggtaaactatgtgccctttaaagagCTGTGTGGGGATGAACAGAACTTTAAAAGGCACTGTAAGACTTGAGATACCACAAATACCTTGacgtctttgacaattcaaatatGAGCTAAAAAAACACAGAGACAATCGGCTCCACAACCCACAAGGTGGGAATGCGAGAAAACCAGCTCCACTCCATTCCTTCATTTACATTTGAAGCATCCCGGTTCACCCACCCTCtctactgtacatactgtactcATACAGAATGGTCATTTCAAAATCTGAATGTTCTAAATCAacccaagtgactttatctatcatgtttgatatcatttgaaatgtctcagtgtgaCTGATGcaatggtctcattccctcagaaatagacaatcaaaacaataaatatataacttcaggtatcttttgaaccactgtgaagggtgtgcctCTCCTATAGACAGAAACTCTTTCACTAAAggcaaatgccttttgttattcacGCAACCCTTTCCTCGAGGTGATTCTTGGATTAACTACTTAAGGTAAAGTTTCTAAATGTTCGGCGCGATTCTGTTACCCAGATCAGCCTACAACGTAGAACTTCATGTTCCATGTTGTGTAAAAAAGTCAGGTATGCATtgtttaatcttggatttatctttgataatttgatgtcttGTATCGATCGTTTATAAATTGACTGAATAATTAGCATAAcacacatttacctgactattaaattatgtttgaacatattttgcttactctgtaattattcattctagtagattacgctgtatccttgttttcCGCACTTTGTGTCAGGTCAATAGATGGACTAAAATCCAGTtaagatggagcattgggcacactaattgtattttagggatccgactgactcttgatattgattcaagtgtacttaggtggaaagggcgtcAACTTCCGGCTAGGAAAGGAGTTGCACAACTAACCTAGATAGGGTACCCGACCCTTGTTTGAAAGTAatgttattctaaattaagtgtatatgggaaaccatgggcttggctAAACCAAAATTATTATAGAGTACAGTAGTcagttacatttataataatggccCTAACCTCTGATTGGAAGTGGTATTATCTTTACAAAATGGTGTACATCTAAGGAGAAACAATCAAATTACTTTAGAATGAGCAAGCATGGGAGCAGCCATCTAAAAGTAGTAGTCatctacctctgtttaatattcaagactgacaagAGTGTGACCATGAGGGATGCCATCGGCCggggcgatttctctgagcgacatgagcacccgaatgaaaaaatgtaataataacgagtgaagacaaaaggttcaaacatttgtctaaattatataatgatataatcttcttaatgttttatgattggagtcagataaaacgaaagataaatatattataatattctaaaccacctcatattcaaattggagtcagatatgagttaaatttGAAGTGAATCAACATTGAGCACTGGAAAGACTGAAGAGGCAGTGAACCTTCAACCACCAGTGGACACCTCCATTGGACCAACTGGGCGGACCTTACAGCAcattatgacattttttttattaaaaaacccaaaacatattgtggcgagggggcgtggccgagagccgtgggaacggagtgaggccaccgcgtaagtggatacacctgctgtgcgcacctgcctcgaatcccacggaaggagctctggactaaaaaaggaggaacgatggcagaggaagccaagagaggaccgggcccggacatattttacttttgctttcagtttgacggagctgccgtccgtttgttttcactgtaatgaagtttacggccctttggccgccgggaagaaggaggcggagaaccgacgcaggtttaaattatttattaataacagtgacggcagctcctcacggagactgccgtctaaaccaaaacaaacggacaaactgaaagcaaaagtaaaatatgtccaggcccggtcctctctcggcttcctctgccatcgttcctccttttatagtccagagctccttccgtgggattcgaggcaggtgcgcaccgcaggtgtatccacttacgtggtggcctcactccgttcccaccgctctcggccacgccccctcgccacacatATATTTTGCTCTAGCATGTTCTTAAATTATcctaaatgttttgaagaatgttcaaatccagagaaataagccaTTTTCACTAGTCTCGGTATTAGCACCTAACATCATGTTCCCAAggcaggatttgcaaagaaactgggattagaatttcattaacaagcagttggataataaaatgtgtgaattaaaaattaaatatttatatattgtgtaaaatagtgtaattattaatttatatattgtaaaataacccGCAACTTCTCTCAGAAGCAGAAGTTCTAATATTTGAGCAGGCCTTGATGTTGATGTGGAGAGCAGCAGATGATGTTTAGAAAAGGGATTTGTGTTCATTTTCTTCTCTGCGCTCTGCTATGGAGATAAAAATTGATGCGGTGCATTTGAAGCAAAAAGTCAACAAAACCCCATTAAATTGACGATTCAAAGTGATGCTTCAGAGGGGAAAAACATCTTTTTCCATGAATATCTAATGAACTGGAAGGAACAGAGGCAGTGAATACaaagagaagtgtgtgtgtgtgtgtgtgtgtgtgtgtgtgtgtgtgtgtgtgtgtgtgtgtgtgtgtgtgtttgtgtttgtgtgtgtgtgttttttcacctGTATTGACTGTAGACATCGGGACAGTAGAAGAGAGCAGTCAAGACTCTCTGATCAGGACACACACTTGCCAGAACCAGACTGATGCCATAAATCGACGTCAGCAGGAAGAAGAGCAGCGTCAGAAGGAAAGTGCGGTGATTGGCCAGTCCAACACAACTGTTGATCCTGATAACAGACACTGAGCTTCATTTACACAGATCACTTACACACAGGGTCAGGTCTATTACACACAGGCTGACAGGAAGAACAACACATTTAGCAGGCACTTCAATGCACTTTAATCCAACTATATTTCAAAAATGGCTTGTTAGAATATATatcagtatatacagttgaaggctaAATATTAGCCCTcgaggaaatttccacagtattatCCTACACTGTAATAAAACGCATGGTTCCACTCAATTcatccatgttgtcccaacacaaattggttaactcaatatttttaagtggagggtgtcacggtggcataGTGGATAACAATCGCCtcaaggtcgttggtttgagccttggctgggtcagttggcatttccatgtggagtttgcatgttctactcgTGTTCGCTTGGGATTCCTCTGGGTggtccagttttccccacaagtccaaagacttgcgctaaATAacttaattgggtaagctaaatcgtccatagtgtatgtgtgtgaatgacagtgtagggatgtttctcagtaatgggttgcagctggaagggcatccactgtgtaaaacatatgctggataaattggcggttcattcagctgtggcaaccccaggttaataaagcaacttagccgaaaagaaaatgaatgaatttaggtggactgaacataaaacaattaagttgtcccaaagaaatctcaagaattgtgttgtttcatctcatttaaacaagcagcagtttctgtgtgtgtattacattttgttttcaggagaaagttttatttctttaaatttggctagaataaaagtagttttttattttttttaaatcaatattattGTGATTTTTCTATTATCTATAGAATTATCCACTGTTttcaaatgacttgcctaattaaccgaAGTTTAACCTAATGAACATAATTAAGAGtattagtatcttgcaaaataagtagTAACGTAGTTATGTACTGTTATTATGGCAAACACAAAAGttggttattagaaattagtaaaaaaaaaaaaaagtatttaaaaatgtgttaaaacaaatcTCTACTAAACAGCAAttgataaatatttgaaaaagaattaagtCCACAGAAGGATAATAAttgtcttttaaacagaaatgtttatatttttatatatgtttacatttttacataaatgttCGCAAAAGCTTGAACGTGGTTTTCCTTTAGTGTTGCTTGTACTATGGTAAAAATTCAgttgtctaatatatatatatatatacatacatacatacatacatacatacatacatacatacatacatacatatattccagccacaacccatctctgggaaacatccacacacacacacccatacactacagacaatttagcctacccaattcacctgtaccacatgtctttggactgtgggagaaccggagcacccggaggaaagccaatccagggagaacatgcaaactccacacagaaaagccaactgagccgaggttcgaaccagcactacctactgtgccactgcttcgctctAGATGAATTTAGTACTGTTTATTTATGACCATGAAAACTTTCCCACATATTACTTCTTAGCTTGTATAGTTTATAGTTTTTCTTTTGAATTACTTTTGTGAAAagataagtaaagtttatttataaactaatttcgagaggatcgaAATTAGAGCCcggggctcaaggatcttatgagctcagggctcttgccaaacaagctttataattaatcatcagataagtttgaactcttgaaaatgaTATTTCATCTCACCATGTTGCAATGCAGAGAACTTCAGGGGctacatttaaatttgaataaaaattaaagattggcagttggcatttctgtgtggagtttgcacccCCCTCCCTCCCAAAATATGacccaaaaatattataaaactgcACTGAAATgtacaaacacaaaaaacacaaaacatctaGCGTTTCTTTTTCTCTGTCAATTTAAAGCAAACCTACCAGACACAGTGATGATCCAGCCTCAGCACACAGACCCCACAGATCCTGCAGTGTCCGGCTCTCTGAGGACGCACCACCTTACACACAGCACACCAGTTCCTCTTCTGAAcgccttcttcttcttcttctgtccCGGGTTCACCAGTGTGTTCAGATGAAGCGACCCGACTGCCTATGACCACCTGATGTCGGGCTCCATTCAGATATACCCCATCTACATCAGGCGGAGTGCTGTGATACGTCACTGTACTGTGAGTCTCAGATGGACGAGGTCTGACCAAACCTGGCCCTCTTTTGGTGAGCATAAGGAAAATAACAGTGAGAGCGACACCAGCCGTCACCACAGCCAGCTGAAGCTCAGTGACTTCCCCTCGAGGAACCACCTGCGTGAGGAACAGGTAGAACATGTAGAAGAGGGAGAAGAGAGCGAGGCCGAGGAAGAATAGAGTGCGTCCTTTCTTTCGGTGAGTGAAGAAATAATACCACAGGACAGTGATGGGCATGGCTGTCAGCATTATAATTCCCAGCAGGTAGTGCAAAGCTGCAATGTGCAAAAAAACAGGCAGTAGAATGAGAGGAGGGATGAGTGATACGTCTATTTGTCGGGCACCGGATATCCAAGGCACCCGCAGACGGTCATTGATGGTGGCCAGTGCCCGAGACACAGAGTCTGGGTTTTGAGGCTCCTTGTTCATCCATCTAGAAAAGAAAATATGTTTTCAAGTTCTTCATTTAAAGCAGCGGTCTCGAACTCAATTCCCGGAGGGCCGCAACTCtgcttagtttagctccaaccacctcaaGATCACACCTGCTTAATGGTCTCTAGTAGtcctgaacaccttgattagttgaatcagccgtgtttaattagggttggagcaaaactgcagagctgcggccctccaggaatccagtttgagacccacTGTTTAAGGGGATGGTTCACTGAATACTAAAGATTATGTCATCATTTGTTCACTTTCACATCACACAAACCTGTAAGAAATCTCTTCTGAACACTAATGAAGTCCCTTCTGTCCATCTATTAAAAATctacttccatttatttttctaACCCAAAATTATGACACTCTGAAATTAGTGCCGTCAAAAAAGTTTGATTAATCACATCACAAatactactttttaaaaaaatatgtgtgtactgtgcatatttattatgtttgtgtgtgtgtacacaatatatgcatgcatgcatattgtttgcatatacactcaccggccactttattaggtacacctgtccaactgcttgttaacgcaaatttctaactagccaatcacatggcagcaaatcgatgcatttaggcatgtagacatggtcaaggcgatctgctgcagtttaaaccgagcatcagtatggggaagaaaggtgatttaagtgactttgaacgtggcatggttgttggggaCAGAtaggctagtctgagtatttcataaactgctgatctactgagattttcatgcacaaccatctctagggtttacagagaatggtacaGAGAATCTTGAggctgatgggctacagcagcagaagaccacacctggtgtccctcttgtcagctaagaacaggaaactgatgtTCCAATTCACACAGGTtcgccaaaattggacaatagaagattggaaaaacgttgcctggtctgatgagtcttgatttctgcagtgacattcggatggtagggtcagaatttggcgtcaacatggatccatcctgccttgtatcaacggttcgggctggtggtggtgtaatgatgtggtggatattttcttggcacactttgggtccgtTTGTTAGTTGCCATTGCTTTTGTAAtctgtggttttgttttgatttattttattgttattacactTGTCAAACTAAATCAgtcagaaaataaatacaaataaataaacataaaatgttcTAACGGCAAATTAAACAAGTAGGTTTTAAAAAGATATTCAAAACCGGTAATTGAAGAGGCTTGTCTAATATACAAAGGCAGCACATTCCACTATTTAGGTGCAGCCATGAAAGTGATATGGATTTTGAACGACatgtgagcaaatgatgaccatttgccattttatttcatgtaaatataaatactttaACCCACAGTTAGATTTTTTTCACTCACCTGTCACAAGCCTCATCCAAATCCTCACAGTCACAGCAACATGCCACCATGTGACTGCGACTGCCATGACGGTCAATGTACTCACAACAGCACAGAAGTTCATCCGGATCTGCTGCTCGACTAGATCTCTTCTTCATGATGGACATCAACTCATAAAACAAAGAGACCGCATTCCTGTAAGAGAAACAAGTTTACAGTTCAGATGCATGTCTCAGTATATTAGTACTGTATGGCAGAGACCGACTAATGGGCAGACAGACACTGTATATTCTGTGGTCATTAATCTGGCAAATCCTAAAATGATATGAATTAATCATCTTTATAGGAAATTTCCTAATACAATATTCTCTTCGAATTAAAGACTGGAGTCTTGTCTAATGTAAAGTAATAAGATTATgataaagacattttttaattaagttttaaaaaaataatgagtgcaattaacataaaaaatttcAAAACTTGTTGACAGcactaacattttaaataataaacgaagaataatatgtaattaaacaaaaactaagaCTACAGAAAGGTAAAACTACAGAAAGCAATATAAAAGTAGGGAAACGCTAGATTAAAGAACTGACGTTACAAAGAGAAAGAAATCCTTCTGGCTGTAAACTTAAATAGGACGTAAGTTACGCTTTTTAACACGTTTGTACCAGGTTTGTACCTACAAACTACTCATCAGATAGAAGGCAGGAAAGTGAAAAAAGACAGACTGACCATCCAGAACACGTCAGATAACAGAAGAAGTACGATAATAGGCAAATGGACTGATTGGGAAATTCTCGTAAGGCTGAGAGCATAGATCTTGTACTTACAGCACTCACAACACATTCATATTGCAGGAGATGAACTTCCTTTCTAGTACTGTAAACATGCTCGCCAGCTGCCTCAGGTTGGATTTCGGAACCTTCTAGTCTTTTAGCCTTCTTCCCCATAGGAACTTAATCATTCATTTCACAGAATCGAAGAGTGGCTGAAAAAAACTATAGCAAGTAAACTAGTCCAAATGTATGAAGTTTACTTCGAAAAGCACCAGGAAGTAGCGTGACATAAACACAGCAGCAGCAGTACGCCGCTGTGTGTCTGAATTGTCGAATGGAAACGCGCTTTGTCCTGGTCTTCCTGACGTCAGTGAAAACTAACCATTTCATTACCTCTCGTTGTAACAAGTGGGggtttttccattcattcattcattcattcattcatgcatgcatgcatacattcaTATAGGTTTTACTGAATGacgaattttttttttgttttaggttGTTTTTACACAGTCTGAGGCTACAGAGTGTCTACACGTACGTTTTAATACGTTTAACAATTAGTATAAAATATACATGCATGCTTAATTAATGTTCAATCTAAAACCCTGCATAAGCTATACTTATCTAAGGAGAAACTGCAGACGTTTCCTCAGATATCTCCACTCTGTATTAGGTGTAAAACAACAAAAGGGTCCCTAACCCACTTAATACGGTCGTGTCCTAAATTACAAGAATTTGTAATTGAAAATATATTTGATGTGTTTTTCTAAAGTTTTTTAAACCATGTCCACTTCTAGCTGTTGTTGCGATATTTAGTAACTTAgagatgtttaataaatataaagacaAGCCATGTTATTTGGTATGGTAATTGCCAAAAGGATGATTTTGAGGTGGAAAACTGAATCTGTACCTAAATTTGGTATGTGTAGTAGAGATCATAAACATACTTTCTTTGAAGaggttttcataaataaataatgatatattggatttattattattacatttctcTGTTTACTGGAAAAACAGTTTTACCTACCAAGTTCTCTGTATGATCagaaaaataagctttttttttaggAGGATGATTGCTATTTAATTTAAAGAGTACAGTAAGTCCTGATGTGCAGTGCAGTAGTTCAACGTGCATGCTCAGTCCTCAGTGAATGCGACAGCACATCACTTATAGGTTCTGtcaaggaaataaaataaacagcattttgacaataaaatgacaaaaaaaaaaaaaaaaaaaattcgacctaaaatacaaaaaaattgttttcagATGCGTtcttattcatttttagacagcACAATACCACGGTTTTAACTTCAGGAGAGTAATCCTGattttaaatagcaaaattaAAATATTCGTTTTGACCACTTTTCATTTTCTCAATagtttatttgaaatttggaagaaatgtcatgAGACCTACATTATAAAGTAAAGCCTAATAAACCAAGACAAACAGAGAAGTGCTCTCATTTCTTCCATAGCtgtgtatacagtagtcaacattaaAACAGGATCacaacctttcatcaaagttgtccttaaCATATCGAATAACCCTATGGAAGTCCATTCTGGTCTCACGACAATTTTAATAAACCTTTTTGATCAAATGTTGGctactgtaaattaaaaatgatCACAACTTAAACATTGTAATGTGAtgagatttttatttataaatagtttcagaagaaattttttaaaaattctgatGAAAACGGGCCAATAATCCAAAACAAAAAGCAtatataaatgcttgaaaattacACATCGTCTTTTAATAAATTAACGTTTACTTTGTCCATTGTACAGAATTCACAAGTTTATTTCACAGTAGTTACAATATAGTATCTAAAAGCTCAACAACCAAAAGGTGTAAACCATTTCTAGGTACATAAAGCATCACCACTCCATTTACATTAAACCTCCAGTTCTTTATCTTCTCCACATAAAGCTGTACCTTTACACAATATTAAAAACCGGATGTGTATCCAAAAATCTACAAATATACAAATTTCACAATCATTTGTCAGTGTTGATCCCTGCTTTAATAAATTCTTAGATGTATCTTAAGACAACAACGGtctaaatcaagaaaaaaaagacCACAAGAGCAAATGTTAGGCAGACCTTTAACATGAACCAAAGGCAACGGGCCTGCATTGCCAGCTCAATCATCAGATACCCTTTGCAGCCACACCAAACCCCTTAAGTCCAAGActttttttggtttcttttgttttatctggCTTGGTTGTAGTTCAGCATCCCAGAGATTATTGTGTTTCGCAACCTGCTACATCACTGTTGCTTTCACTGCAGCAACATCAACTGTGAAGAACGAGAAAAAGACAGCCACTCTTCTCCTTCAGCTTTAAGTTCACAAATTCTCTTTCATCTTCAGTCTTTAAATGTGAACATCTCCTCTGGGACGAAAtcaagcttcaaaataaaaaaacgtcC
Coding sequences:
- the zdhhc23b gene encoding palmitoyltransferase ZDHHC23-B isoform X1, with protein sequence MSIMKKRSSRAADPDELLCCCEYIDRHGSRSHMVACCCDCEDLDEACDRWMNKEPQNPDSVSRALATINDRLRVPWISGARQIDVSLIPPLILLPVFLHIAALHYLLGIIMLTAMPITVLWYYFFTHRKKGRTLFFLGLALFSLFYMFYLFLTQVVPRGEVTELQLAVVTAGVALTVIFLMLTKRGPGLVRPRPSETHSTVTYHSTPPDVDGVYLNGARHQVVIGSRVASSEHTGEPGTEEEEEGVQKRNWCAVCKVVRPQRAGHCRICGVCVLRLDHHCVWINSCVGLANHRTFLLTLLFFLLTSIYGISLVLASVCPDQRVLTALFYCPDVYSQYRSSTSA
- the zdhhc23b gene encoding palmitoyltransferase ZDHHC23-B (The RefSeq protein has 2 substitutions compared to this genomic sequence), giving the protein MKKRSSRAADPDELLCCCEYIDRHGSRSHMVACCCDCEDLDEACDRWMNKEPQNPDSVSRALATINDRLRVPWISGARQIDVSLIPPLILLPVFLHIAALHYLLGIIMLTAMPITVLWYYFFTHRKKGRTLFFLGLALFSLFYMFYLFLTQVVPRGEVTELQLAVVTAGVALTVIFLMLTKRGPGLVRPRPSETHSTVTYHSTPPDVDGVYLNGARHQVVIGSRVASSEHTGEPGTEEEEEGVQKRNWCAVCKVVRPRRAGHCRICGVCVLRLDHHCVWINSCVGLANHRTFLLTLLFFLLTSIFGISLVLASVCPDQRVLTALFYCPDVYSQYSSALCFTCAWYSSIVTGGLLHLLLLQILNISLNVTEREARLALREKSAQRRLWGLIVHTGHYSRGFWSNWTEFLTMTEDTQPAGHKTEDLV